In Zea mays cultivar B73 chromosome 7, Zm-B73-REFERENCE-NAM-5.0, whole genome shotgun sequence, the following proteins share a genomic window:
- the LOC103633150 gene encoding uncharacterized protein has translation MPPTNDPVSTPTVPTPDKQQHDQESHVPTDHIKVSDDIVSGNVCKKAEVMDAPIFDKTPTSNAPTTDKPAAPKLTPDINSEGQKSVTHDTPVSGAPLFDKTPLTDATTDLVAKDSSCKAAVTEHPHVSREDCARNLLKFILSGKLDPSMSIINFGGFGGSVLDVVQSFGPNKCLENTFMQGFIDCIRQDDVLYNPDSVINTLILNVNVGTVLNIEEFEQHSSNPQPFTTSLLKEHLESTLPSDDVLNQIKLILVPMLRRSHWTLYAINFERRRIEILDSNPYGTLLGGTTWKQIHNDQMVINGTKIPWSRLIMRRLSIALHEARPESTVPKFGNYKIVLLPNCPTMTPGSNDCGFFVANFLRYYDFDDGDLSEFYTPDEPLDQRAFVLHYLTFHRNNMVAPLPAELLPFKYSPRRRRCLKAKT, from the exons ATGCCTCCAACAAATGATCCAGTATCCACACCAACTGTTCCAACACCTGATAAACAACAACATGATCAGGAAAGCCATGTTCCTACTGATCATATCAAAGTATCAGATGAT ATTGTCAGTGGGAACGTCTGCAAAAAAGCTGAAGTTATGGATGCCCCTATTTTTGACAAGACTCCAACATCTAAT GCTCCCACAACAGACAAGCCTGCTGCTCCTAAGTTAACACCAGATATAAATAGT GAAGGACAAAAATCTGTTACACATGATACTCCTGTATCTGGTGCACCTCTGTTCGATAAAACCCCACTGACAGAT GCAACTACTGACCTGGTTGCAAAGGATAGTTCCTGTAAAGCTGCGGTCACTGAACATCCCCACGTGTCACGTGAAGACTGTGCTCGCAACCTGCTTAAGTTCATTTTGTCAGGAAAACTAGATCCGAGCAT GtctatcattaattttggaggatTTGGAGGGTCTGTCCTTGATGTTGTCCAGTCGTTTGGTCCCAACAAATGTCTTGAGAATACTTTCATGCAGGGATTTATCGACTGTATTCGTCAGGATGATGTATTATACAATCCAGATTCTGTAATCAACACTCTAATATTGAATGTCAACGTTGGG ACCGTTTTGAATATCGAGGAGTTTGAACAACACAGTTCAAATCCACAGCCCTTCACAACATCACTTCTTAAAGAACATCTTGAATCGACCCTACCTTCAGATGATGTTCTTAACCAGATTAAATTG ATCCTGGTTCCTATGCTACGCCGAAGCCACTGGACCCTTTATGCAATCAATTTTGAACGTCGTCGAATAGAAATCTTAGATTCAAATCCTTATGGTACATTGCTTGGAGGCACTACATGGAAACAAATCCATAATGATCAAATGGTGATAAATGGAACGAAGATACCTTGGTCCAGATTAATAATGAGAAGACTTAGCATTGCCTTACATGAAGCTCGACCTGAGTCAACTGTACCAAAGTTTGGCAACTACAAGATTGTGCTCCTTCCCAATTGTCCAACCATGACACCAGGGTCAAATGATTGTGGTTTTTTTGTCGCAAACTTCCTCCGCTACTACGATTTTGATGATGGCGACTTATCAGAATTTTATACTCCG GATGAACCATTGGACCAACGTGCCTTTGTTCTGCATTACCTTACCTTTCATCGCAACAACATGGTTGCCCCCCTTCCTGCAGAACTGCTGCCTTTCAAGTATTCTCCAAGGAGACGCCGCTGTTTGAAAGCCAAGACTTAG
- the LOC100533139 gene encoding 60 ribosomal protein L14, with the protein MPFKRFVEIGRVALVNYGKDYGRLVVIVDVVDQNRALVDAPDMVRCQINFKRLSLTDIKIDIKRVPKKSTLIKAMEEADVKTKWENSSWGKKLIVQKRRAALSDFDRFKVMLARIKRGGAIRQELAKLKKASTA; encoded by the exons ATG CCGTTCAAGAGGTTCGTGGAGATCGGGCGCGTGGCCCTTGTGAACTACGGCAAAGACTACGGCCGCCTCGTCGTCATCGTCGATGTGGTCGACCAGAACAGG GCACTTGTGGACGCCCCTGATATGGTCAGGTGCCAGATTAACTTCAAACGGCTCTCACTTACTGACATCAAGATTGACATCAAACGCGTTCCCAAGAAGTCAACCCTGATCAAGGCTATGGAGGAAGCTG ATGTGAAGACGAAGTGGGAAAACAGCTCATGGGGCAAGAAGCTGATTGTCCAGAAGAGGAGGGCTGCGCTCAGTGACTTTGACAGGTTCAAGGTCATGCTGGCAAGGATCAAG AGGGGTGGTGCTATCAGGCAAGAGCTCGCCAAGCTGAAGAAGGCGTCCACGGCTTAA
- the LOC103633151 gene encoding protein DETOXIFICATION 45, chloroplastic isoform X1 codes for MEFAAGAAVAPRPMPAGPGRNRRVGGGAIGIGWARRATAPGLSLAPAVARRAASASGGGHGRVVVRSTGGGCLWFRGEGADGDRSSLARASPSDGAAPARSSVREQTIGIKKELFNLAVPAIVGQAIDPVAQLLETAYVGRLGPVELASAAVGMSVFNIISKLFNIPLLSITTSFVAEDVSKHDSSQYASGNISGKVGERKRLPSISSALLLAAAIGVIEALALILGSGILLNIMGVSHASAMHNPARLFLSVRALGAPAVVVSLAIQGVFRGLKDTKTPLLYSGLGNISAVVLLPFFVYSLNLGLTGAALATIASQYIGMFLLLWSLSKRAVLLPPKMKDLEFVGYIKSGGMLLGRTLSVLITMTLGTAMAARQGTVAMAAHQICLQVWLAVSLLSDALAVSAQALIASSFAKLDYEKVEEVTFYVLKAGVFVGIALALLLFVSFGRLAEIFSKDPMVIQIVRSGVLFVSASQPINALAFIFDGLHFGVSDFSYSASSMMVVGAISSLFLLCAPRFFGLLGVWAGLALFMSLRMTAGFMRLGWRAGPWWFLHRKEPKYRLQ; via the exons ATGGAGTTTGCCGCCGGCGCTGCGGTGGCCCCGCGCCCGATGCCCGCCGGGCCCGGCCGAAACCGCCGGGTGGGCGGTGGAGCGATCGGCATCGGTTGGGCCCGCCGCGCGACCGCGCCGGGGCTCTCGCTGGCTCCCGCCGTCGCGAGACGGGCGGCCTCCGCGTCGGGAGGAGGCCACGGGCGCGTCGTCGTTCGCTCAACCGGCGGCGGCTGTCTGTGGTTCCGCGGCGAGGGCGCCGACGGTGATCGATCATCCCTGGCGCGCGCGTCTCCGTCGGATGGCGCGGCTCCTGCGCG CAGTTCAGTTCGGGAACAGACTATAGGAATTAAGAAGGAGCTCTTCAATCTGGCCGTTCCAGCCATAGTTGGGCAAGCGATCGACCCCGTGGCGCAGTTACTGGAAACCGCATATGTTGGCCGCTTAG GTCCTGTGGAGCTGGCTTCAGCAGCCGTCGGTATGTCAGTATTCAACATTATATCAAAGCTCTTCAACATACCCCTCCTAAGTATCACAACATCATTTGTGGCTGAAGATGTGTCAAAACATGACTCTTCACAGTATGCTTCGG GAAATATATCTGGCAaggttggagaaaggaagaggctTCCTTCAATTTCTTCTGCTTTACTCTTGGCAGCTGCAATTGGTGTCATTGAAGCCTTGGCTTTGATTTTGGGGTCTGGAATACTCCTCAACATTATGGGTGTCTCACAT GCATCAGCTATGCACAATCCAGCAAGGCTATTTCTTTCTGTAAGAGCACTTGGTGCTCCTGCTGTTGTTGTTTCATTGGCTATCCAAGGTGTGTTTCGTGGACTCAAAGATACAAAAACACCTCTACTTTATAGTG GTTTGGGTAACATCTCAGCTGTGGTTCTGCTTCCTTTTTTCGTGTATTCCTTGAACCTTGGATTGACTGGAGCTGCACTTGCAACTATTGCTTCACA ATATATTGGTATGTTTCTGCTTCTTTGGTCTTTAAGCAAGAGAGCAGTTCTATTACCACCAAAAATGAAAGACCTAGAGTTTGTTGGGTACATAAAATCCG GTGGCATGCTGTTAGGGAGAACCCTTTCAGTTCTGATAACAATGACTCTCGGGACTGCAATGGCTGCTCGGCAAGGCACAGTAGCGATGGCCGCTCATCAAATATGTCTGCAAGTTTGGCTGGCTGTATCATTACTTTCGGATGCATTGGCTGTTTCTGCCCAG GCACTGATTGCAAGTTCATTTGCCAAACTTGACTACGAAAAAGTGGAGGAGGTCACATTCTATGTATTAAAG GCAGGAGTGTTCGTTGGTATCGCTTTAGCACTTCTTCTGTTTGTCTCTTTTGGTAGACTTGCAGAAATATTCTCCAAAGACCCCATGGTTATACAAATTGTGAGGAGTGGTGTTTTG TTCGTTAGTGCTAGCCAGCCTATCAATGCCCTCGCTTTTATCTTTGACGGACTCCATTTTGGTGTCTCAGACTTCTCGTACTCAGCTTCCTCCATG ATGGTAGTTGGAGCAATatcctctttgtttttgctgTGTGCTCCACGATTTTTCGGGCTTCTTGGTGTTTGGGCTGGCctggctcttttcatgagtttgcgcATGACTGCTGGATTTATGAG ATTGGGATGGAGAGCAGGGCCTTGGTGGTTTTTGCACAGAAAAGAACCCAAATACAG GCTGCAATGA
- the LOC103633151 gene encoding protein DETOXIFICATION 45, chloroplastic isoform X2 encodes MEFAAGAAVAPRPMPAGPGRNRRVGGGAIGIGWARRATAPGLSLAPAVARRAASASGGGHGRVVVRSTGGGCLWFRGEGADGDRSSLARASPSDGAAPARSVREQTIGIKKELFNLAVPAIVGQAIDPVAQLLETAYVGRLGPVELASAAVGMSVFNIISKLFNIPLLSITTSFVAEDVSKHDSSQYASGNISGKVGERKRLPSISSALLLAAAIGVIEALALILGSGILLNIMGVSHASAMHNPARLFLSVRALGAPAVVVSLAIQGVFRGLKDTKTPLLYSGLGNISAVVLLPFFVYSLNLGLTGAALATIASQYIGMFLLLWSLSKRAVLLPPKMKDLEFVGYIKSGGMLLGRTLSVLITMTLGTAMAARQGTVAMAAHQICLQVWLAVSLLSDALAVSAQALIASSFAKLDYEKVEEVTFYVLKAGVFVGIALALLLFVSFGRLAEIFSKDPMVIQIVRSGVLFVSASQPINALAFIFDGLHFGVSDFSYSASSMMVVGAISSLFLLCAPRFFGLLGVWAGLALFMSLRMTAGFMRLGWRAGPWWFLHRKEPKYRLQ; translated from the exons ATGGAGTTTGCCGCCGGCGCTGCGGTGGCCCCGCGCCCGATGCCCGCCGGGCCCGGCCGAAACCGCCGGGTGGGCGGTGGAGCGATCGGCATCGGTTGGGCCCGCCGCGCGACCGCGCCGGGGCTCTCGCTGGCTCCCGCCGTCGCGAGACGGGCGGCCTCCGCGTCGGGAGGAGGCCACGGGCGCGTCGTCGTTCGCTCAACCGGCGGCGGCTGTCTGTGGTTCCGCGGCGAGGGCGCCGACGGTGATCGATCATCCCTGGCGCGCGCGTCTCCGTCGGATGGCGCGGCTCCTGCGCG TTCAGTTCGGGAACAGACTATAGGAATTAAGAAGGAGCTCTTCAATCTGGCCGTTCCAGCCATAGTTGGGCAAGCGATCGACCCCGTGGCGCAGTTACTGGAAACCGCATATGTTGGCCGCTTAG GTCCTGTGGAGCTGGCTTCAGCAGCCGTCGGTATGTCAGTATTCAACATTATATCAAAGCTCTTCAACATACCCCTCCTAAGTATCACAACATCATTTGTGGCTGAAGATGTGTCAAAACATGACTCTTCACAGTATGCTTCGG GAAATATATCTGGCAaggttggagaaaggaagaggctTCCTTCAATTTCTTCTGCTTTACTCTTGGCAGCTGCAATTGGTGTCATTGAAGCCTTGGCTTTGATTTTGGGGTCTGGAATACTCCTCAACATTATGGGTGTCTCACAT GCATCAGCTATGCACAATCCAGCAAGGCTATTTCTTTCTGTAAGAGCACTTGGTGCTCCTGCTGTTGTTGTTTCATTGGCTATCCAAGGTGTGTTTCGTGGACTCAAAGATACAAAAACACCTCTACTTTATAGTG GTTTGGGTAACATCTCAGCTGTGGTTCTGCTTCCTTTTTTCGTGTATTCCTTGAACCTTGGATTGACTGGAGCTGCACTTGCAACTATTGCTTCACA ATATATTGGTATGTTTCTGCTTCTTTGGTCTTTAAGCAAGAGAGCAGTTCTATTACCACCAAAAATGAAAGACCTAGAGTTTGTTGGGTACATAAAATCCG GTGGCATGCTGTTAGGGAGAACCCTTTCAGTTCTGATAACAATGACTCTCGGGACTGCAATGGCTGCTCGGCAAGGCACAGTAGCGATGGCCGCTCATCAAATATGTCTGCAAGTTTGGCTGGCTGTATCATTACTTTCGGATGCATTGGCTGTTTCTGCCCAG GCACTGATTGCAAGTTCATTTGCCAAACTTGACTACGAAAAAGTGGAGGAGGTCACATTCTATGTATTAAAG GCAGGAGTGTTCGTTGGTATCGCTTTAGCACTTCTTCTGTTTGTCTCTTTTGGTAGACTTGCAGAAATATTCTCCAAAGACCCCATGGTTATACAAATTGTGAGGAGTGGTGTTTTG TTCGTTAGTGCTAGCCAGCCTATCAATGCCCTCGCTTTTATCTTTGACGGACTCCATTTTGGTGTCTCAGACTTCTCGTACTCAGCTTCCTCCATG ATGGTAGTTGGAGCAATatcctctttgtttttgctgTGTGCTCCACGATTTTTCGGGCTTCTTGGTGTTTGGGCTGGCctggctcttttcatgagtttgcgcATGACTGCTGGATTTATGAG ATTGGGATGGAGAGCAGGGCCTTGGTGGTTTTTGCACAGAAAAGAACCCAAATACAG GCTGCAATGA